The Deinococcus wulumuqiensis R12 genome has a window encoding:
- the dnaK gene encoding molecular chaperone DnaK, whose amino-acid sequence MAKAVGIDLGTTNSVIAVMEGGRPEVIVNAEGGRTTPSVVAYKGDETLVGQIARRQAALNPAATLFEVKRFIGRRWDEVKEEAGRSPFTVKEGPGGSVRIEVNGKDLAPEQVSAEVLRKLVSDASAKLGQKITDAVITVPAYFDNSQREATKQAGEIAGLNVLRVINEPTAAALAYGLEKKGNETVLVFDLGGGTFDVTILELGDGVFEVKSTAGDTHLGGADFDHRIVDWLAGEFQKEHNFDLRKDKQALQRLIEAAEKAKIDLSNASETTISLPFITFDPETRTPMHLEKTLTRAKFEELTADLLRRVRKPVEQALADAKLDASKIDEVILVGGSTRIPAVKRIVQELIGKTPNESVNPDEAVALGAAVQAGIIQGDSNLGDIVLVDVTPLTLGVEVKGGMVGPMIPRNTTIPAKKTEIYTTAENNQPGVEINVLQGERPMAADNKSLGRFKLEGIPPMPAGRAQIEVTFDIDANGILHVTAKEKTSGKESSIRIENTTTLDKSDVERMVQEAEQNAAADKARKEKVEKRNNLDSLRVQAVQQLEENEGAAQDAKDKLKAAADEAEEAVRSDDDAKIADAQKKLEEELRSFMTAQQSAAQGQPEGAQAQANKADDDVIDADFKPAE is encoded by the coding sequence ATGGCCAAAGCTGTTGGAATCGACCTGGGCACCACCAACTCCGTCATCGCCGTCATGGAAGGCGGACGCCCCGAAGTCATCGTGAACGCCGAGGGCGGGCGCACCACCCCCAGCGTGGTCGCCTACAAGGGCGACGAAACCCTGGTCGGGCAGATCGCCCGCCGCCAGGCCGCACTGAACCCCGCCGCCACCCTCTTCGAGGTCAAGCGCTTCATCGGACGGCGCTGGGACGAAGTGAAGGAAGAAGCCGGACGCAGCCCCTTCACCGTGAAGGAAGGCCCCGGCGGTAGCGTACGCATTGAAGTGAACGGCAAAGACCTTGCCCCCGAGCAGGTCAGCGCCGAAGTGCTGCGCAAACTCGTCAGTGACGCTTCTGCCAAACTGGGCCAGAAGATCACCGACGCCGTGATCACCGTGCCCGCCTACTTCGACAACAGCCAGCGCGAAGCCACCAAGCAGGCCGGGGAAATCGCGGGCCTGAACGTGCTGCGCGTCATCAACGAACCCACCGCCGCCGCGCTCGCCTACGGCCTGGAGAAGAAAGGCAACGAGACCGTGCTGGTCTTCGACCTGGGGGGCGGCACCTTCGACGTGACCATCCTGGAACTGGGCGACGGCGTGTTCGAGGTGAAATCCACCGCCGGGGACACCCACCTGGGCGGCGCAGACTTCGACCACCGCATCGTGGACTGGCTGGCAGGCGAATTCCAGAAGGAGCACAACTTCGACCTGCGCAAGGACAAGCAGGCCTTGCAACGCCTGATCGAAGCCGCCGAGAAAGCCAAGATCGACCTCTCCAACGCCTCCGAGACCACCATCTCGCTGCCGTTCATCACCTTCGACCCGGAAACGCGCACCCCCATGCACCTCGAAAAGACGCTCACCCGCGCCAAGTTCGAGGAACTGACCGCCGACCTGCTGCGCCGCGTGCGTAAGCCCGTCGAGCAGGCGCTGGCCGACGCGAAACTGGACGCCAGCAAGATCGACGAAGTGATTCTGGTGGGCGGCAGCACCCGCATTCCGGCGGTCAAGCGCATCGTGCAGGAACTCATCGGCAAGACCCCCAACGAGTCCGTGAACCCGGACGAGGCCGTGGCGCTCGGTGCCGCGGTGCAAGCGGGCATCATCCAGGGGGATTCCAACCTCGGCGACATCGTCCTGGTGGACGTGACCCCGCTGACCCTGGGCGTGGAGGTCAAGGGCGGCATGGTCGGCCCGATGATTCCGCGCAATACCACCATCCCCGCCAAGAAGACCGAGATTTACACCACCGCCGAGAACAACCAGCCCGGCGTGGAAATCAACGTGCTGCAAGGCGAGCGCCCGATGGCCGCCGACAACAAGTCCCTGGGCCGCTTCAAGCTCGAAGGCATTCCCCCCATGCCCGCAGGCCGCGCCCAGATCGAAGTGACCTTCGACATCGACGCCAACGGCATTCTGCACGTCACCGCCAAGGAAAAGACGAGCGGCAAGGAAAGCAGCATCCGCATCGAGAACACCACCACCCTCGACAAGAGCGACGTGGAACGGATGGTGCAGGAAGCCGAGCAAAACGCCGCCGCCGACAAGGCCCGCAAGGAGAAGGTCGAGAAGCGCAACAACCTCGACTCCCTGCGCGTGCAGGCCGTGCAGCAGCTTGAAGAAAACGAAGGCGCCGCGCAGGACGCCAAGGACAAGCTCAAGGCCGCTGCCGACGAAGCCGAAGAAGCCGTACGCAGCGACGACGACGCCAAGATTGCTGACGCCCAGAAGAAGCTGGAAGAAGAACTCCGCTCCTTCATGACCGCGCAGCAGAGCGCGGCGCAGGGCCAGCCGGAAGGCGCGCAGGCCCAGGCGAACAAGGCCGACGACGACGTGATTGACGCCGACTTCAAGCCTGCGGAGTAA
- a CDS encoding phosphoribosylanthranilate isomerase, whose protein sequence is MVKVKICGTTNLPDALHAAEAGADALGFIFAPVSKRRVTAQVAREVGLSVGPSVARVGVFMGQPLDEVLRTAEAARCSAVQLHGPLPGVYVEAVAAYYPVLRVLGPEDLRTGNVQAVPGVTLMLDAPQPGSGQPLDWSALVPHFPPGGWLAGGLGPENVARAVATLRPGGVDAVSKLEASPGIKNPQAVKAFVDAVKHA, encoded by the coding sequence GTGGTTAAGGTCAAAATCTGCGGCACGACCAATCTGCCCGACGCCCTGCACGCGGCAGAGGCGGGTGCCGACGCGCTGGGCTTTATCTTCGCGCCGGTCAGCAAACGGCGGGTGACGGCGCAGGTGGCGCGGGAGGTGGGCCTGAGCGTCGGGCCGAGCGTGGCACGGGTCGGCGTCTTTATGGGACAGCCGCTCGACGAGGTGCTGAGGACGGCAGAGGCGGCGCGGTGCAGCGCGGTGCAGCTTCACGGGCCGCTGCCGGGGGTATACGTGGAGGCGGTGGCCGCGTATTATCCCGTCTTGCGCGTTCTTGGACCGGAAGACCTCCGGACCGGGAACGTGCAGGCGGTCCCCGGCGTCACGCTGATGCTCGACGCCCCGCAACCGGGCAGCGGACAGCCGCTGGACTGGTCGGCGCTGGTCCCCCATTTCCCTCCGGGCGGCTGGCTGGCGGGCGGCCTGGGACCCGAGAACGTGGCGCGGGCAGTCGCCACCCTGCGCCCCGGCGGAGTGGACGCGGTGAGCAAACTGGAAGCCTCGCCCGGCATCAAGAATCCACAGGCCGTGAAAGCGTTCGTGGACGCTGTGAAACACGCCTGA
- a CDS encoding DnaJ C-terminal domain-containing protein — translation MAYKDYYDTLGVPRSASDADIKSAYRKLAKQYHPDKNAGDEKAADKFKEIGEAYAVLSDPEKRKMYDQFGHTGQVPPGYGDGGFPGGFSGDTAGFDPGQFSDFFQQMFGGRTGGRGAGGGFAGGQINLEDLFGGAAGGIGGAGQSRRFVQNVEGELQVTLREALEGSDEVINVDGKRLSLRVPAGTRDGARLRLAGQGPGGGDVLLTIRVLEDANFELEGDDLTTTVDVPAPVAALGGEVKVQLLNGKSGNLNVPAGSSGGRKMRLRGQGWPKKSGGHGDLYVRLNLTVPKELSDEEKELYAKLRDLQK, via the coding sequence ATGGCTTACAAAGACTATTACGACACCCTCGGCGTCCCCCGCTCCGCGTCCGATGCCGACATCAAGAGCGCCTACCGCAAACTCGCCAAGCAGTACCACCCCGACAAGAACGCGGGTGACGAAAAAGCCGCCGACAAATTCAAGGAAATCGGCGAAGCCTACGCGGTGCTGTCCGACCCGGAAAAACGCAAGATGTACGACCAGTTCGGCCACACCGGGCAGGTGCCCCCCGGCTACGGCGACGGCGGCTTTCCCGGCGGTTTCAGCGGCGACACGGCGGGCTTCGACCCGGGGCAGTTTTCCGACTTTTTCCAGCAGATGTTCGGCGGGCGCACGGGCGGGCGCGGCGCGGGCGGCGGCTTTGCGGGCGGGCAAATCAACCTCGAAGACCTGTTCGGCGGCGCGGCGGGCGGCATCGGCGGGGCGGGCCAGAGCAGGCGCTTCGTGCAGAACGTGGAAGGCGAATTGCAGGTCACGCTGCGCGAGGCGCTGGAAGGCTCGGACGAGGTCATCAATGTGGACGGCAAGCGCCTCTCGCTGCGCGTGCCCGCCGGAACCCGCGACGGCGCACGGCTGCGGCTGGCCGGGCAGGGGCCGGGCGGCGGCGACGTGCTGCTCACCATCCGCGTGCTGGAAGACGCCAATTTCGAGCTGGAGGGCGACGACCTGACCACCACCGTGGACGTGCCCGCGCCCGTGGCGGCGCTCGGCGGCGAGGTCAAGGTGCAGCTCCTGAACGGCAAATCGGGCAACCTCAACGTCCCGGCAGGCAGCAGCGGCGGGCGCAAGATGCGGCTGCGCGGGCAGGGCTGGCCCAAAAAGAGCGGCGGCCACGGCGACCTGTACGTGCGCCTGAATCTGACTGTGCCCAAGGAACTGAGCGACGAGGAAAAAGAGCTGTACGCCAAGTTGCGCGACCTACAGAAGTAA
- a CDS encoding CBS domain-containing protein has product MTILKDIMTRDLTTVSGSATLREVAQKMKAEDIGNVLILDGDKLTGIITDRDIVIRAVADGEDVGNPVSQYATQDVFTMHCHTDVKEAAGAMAERQLRRLPVTDHQSGELIGIVSLADLSTRTSGGADEKALEGISQP; this is encoded by the coding sequence ATGACCATTCTCAAAGACATCATGACGCGGGACCTGACCACCGTTTCCGGCAGCGCCACCCTGCGCGAAGTCGCCCAGAAGATGAAGGCCGAGGACATCGGCAACGTGCTGATTCTGGACGGCGACAAGCTCACGGGCATCATCACCGACCGCGACATCGTGATTCGGGCGGTGGCCGACGGCGAGGATGTCGGCAACCCGGTCAGCCAGTACGCCACCCAGGACGTGTTCACCATGCACTGCCACACCGACGTAAAAGAAGCGGCCGGGGCGATGGCTGAGCGGCAACTGCGCCGCCTGCCCGTGACCGACCACCAGTCCGGTGAACTCATCGGCATCGTCAGCCTCGCCGACCTGTCCACCCGCACCAGCGGCGGGGCCGACGAGAAGGCGCTGGAAGGCATCAGCCAGCCCTGA
- a CDS encoding E3 binding domain-containing protein — MERIAPLAKILAEANGIEWQQLNGTGAGGMIVEQDILDYLSRVMSGEAEPPSTPVDAPPPDWNGEDLPGGGMFDAQMLSQAGVESDIADFVQKSRPGGATLSQDDFELDDAQDDQLLAPPAAPRSPSPFDIPPVAPATPSFSSGPVPTDPIPVSTGPINRIPESPAALGAVPESQVVPAPAAPTVPAAPVPPAPVPPAPVPAATAPTAKAPAAGGLGNLLSRLYQKDGDRPAAPAPVTPEPRPSSFGTPGNTLGTGTLGSASLGAGSAAGSTDTTRSGAGSFGSDPVTSPTSPFNVPPVELRDAAPLSDKQAPALPDLTAPQTAPMTAQVDADEVTPEQAAPLAASQDRVQDSFAAVPDRAAPDMAHTDLDRTDVAENEATVADMETEADVDMVTDAKADVETVEPVAAPVPAPVAPAASAPAAPRDAVWFGTYLRRDAQVAQLHDLRQQLSEALEREVPLGLLVARAAQRHAAALGLESIALRDMDRGLTRQMGGEVGGSVSLRDALKVTDQDFGGTPDLLVVDAGALDMDDLHYPDTLTLSVGRVQDGRAALSLQGDVDPEKAARFLASVAQTLEKPIILLV, encoded by the coding sequence ATGGAACGGATTGCGCCGCTGGCCAAGATCCTGGCTGAAGCGAACGGTATCGAGTGGCAGCAGCTCAACGGCACGGGTGCCGGAGGCATGATCGTCGAGCAGGACATTCTCGACTATCTGTCGCGCGTGATGAGTGGTGAGGCCGAGCCGCCTTCGACGCCCGTCGACGCCCCGCCGCCCGACTGGAACGGCGAGGACCTGCCCGGCGGCGGCATGTTCGACGCCCAGATGCTCAGCCAGGCCGGGGTCGAAAGCGACATCGCCGACTTCGTGCAAAAGTCGCGCCCAGGCGGTGCCACGCTCAGCCAGGACGACTTCGAACTCGACGACGCCCAGGACGACCAGTTGCTCGCGCCTCCCGCTGCTCCGCGTTCCCCCTCGCCGTTCGACATCCCGCCGGTGGCCCCCGCCACGCCGTCGTTCTCGTCCGGCCCTGTCCCGACGGACCCGATTCCGGTCAGCACCGGCCCGATCAACCGCATTCCGGAAAGTCCTGCGGCACTCGGCGCCGTGCCGGAGAGCCAGGTGGTTCCTGCCCCGGCGGCTCCCACAGTTCCGGCAGCTCCGGTCCCGCCAGCGCCAGTCCCGCCAGCGCCAGTCCCGGCAGCCACGGCCCCGACAGCCAAAGCTCCGGCGGCGGGCGGTCTGGGCAACCTGCTCTCGCGCCTGTACCAGAAAGACGGCGACCGGCCTGCCGCTCCGGCCCCGGTCACCCCCGAACCCCGCCCCAGCAGCTTCGGGACTCCCGGAAACACGCTGGGCACTGGCACTCTGGGCAGCGCCAGCCTGGGCGCTGGCAGCGCGGCGGGCAGCACGGACACGACCCGCTCCGGTGCAGGCAGCTTCGGCAGCGACCCCGTGACTTCCCCCACCTCGCCCTTCAACGTGCCCCCGGTGGAACTGCGCGACGCGGCCCCACTGAGCGACAAGCAGGCCCCCGCCTTGCCCGACCTGACGGCCCCGCAGACGGCCCCCATGACGGCGCAGGTGGATGCGGACGAGGTGACCCCCGAACAGGCGGCGCCCCTCGCTGCGTCCCAGGACCGGGTTCAGGACTCCTTCGCCGCTGTGCCTGACCGGGCCGCGCCTGACATGGCCCACACCGATTTGGACCGCACCGACGTGGCCGAGAACGAAGCAACCGTGGCCGATATGGAGACAGAGGCCGACGTGGACATGGTGACCGACGCGAAGGCCGACGTGGAAACGGTCGAGCCGGTGGCCGCTCCGGTGCCTGCCCCTGTGGCCCCGGCGGCGTCTGCCCCCGCCGCGCCGCGTGACGCCGTGTGGTTCGGCACCTACCTGCGCCGTGACGCCCAGGTGGCCCAGCTCCACGACCTGCGTCAGCAGCTCAGCGAGGCGCTGGAGCGTGAAGTGCCCCTCGGCCTGCTGGTGGCCCGCGCCGCGCAGCGCCACGCCGCCGCCCTGGGGCTGGAAAGCATCGCCCTGCGCGACATGGACCGGGGCCTGACCCGGCAGATGGGCGGCGAGGTCGGCGGCAGCGTGAGCCTGCGCGACGCGCTGAAGGTCACCGACCAGGACTTCGGCGGCACCCCCGACCTGCTGGTGGTGGACGCCGGGGCGCTCGACATGGACGACCTGCACTACCCCGACACCCTGACCCTCAGCGTGGGCCGCGTGCAGGACGGACGCGCCGCCCTGAGTCTGCAAGGCGACGTGGACCCCGAAAAAGCCGCCCGCTTCCTGGCGAGCGTGGCGCAGACGCTGGAAAAGCCGATTATCCTGCTCGTCTGA
- a CDS encoding nucleotide exchange factor GrpE yields MFTNPFGRKKDMSDDQKKTVHDTENEAAENIKFDAETVDGADTDTDFEMPEGFPEMDENMFGQVQEMMAKLERVDELEKENADLRGKLGRLAADFEGYRNRTAQESAEAQSKGVSKAAEALMPVYDDMERAVSVGVDDPAKLIPGMQAVQNKILTIFGTLGLEVTGREGETFDPQWHEAIQVVEGDEDDQIVQTYQLGFKMGDKLVRPARVVVSRKG; encoded by the coding sequence ATGTTCACCAACCCGTTTGGAAGGAAAAAAGACATGAGCGACGACCAGAAAAAGACCGTACACGACACCGAAAACGAAGCCGCCGAGAACATCAAGTTTGACGCCGAAACGGTAGACGGAGCCGACACGGACACCGACTTCGAGATGCCCGAAGGCTTCCCCGAAATGGACGAGAACATGTTCGGGCAGGTGCAGGAAATGATGGCGAAGCTGGAGCGGGTGGACGAGCTGGAAAAGGAAAACGCCGACCTGCGCGGCAAGCTGGGCCGCCTCGCCGCCGACTTCGAGGGCTACCGCAACCGCACCGCCCAGGAGAGTGCCGAAGCCCAGAGCAAAGGCGTGAGTAAGGCCGCCGAAGCCCTGATGCCCGTGTACGACGACATGGAACGCGCCGTCAGCGTCGGCGTGGACGACCCCGCCAAGCTGATTCCGGGCATGCAGGCCGTGCAGAACAAGATTCTGACCATTTTTGGCACGCTGGGCCTGGAAGTCACCGGACGCGAGGGCGAAACCTTCGACCCGCAGTGGCACGAGGCGATTCAGGTGGTCGAAGGCGATGAGGACGACCAAATCGTGCAGACCTACCAACTCGGCTTCAAGATGGGCGACAAGCTGGTGCGGCCTGCGCGGGTGGTCGTGAGCCGCAAGGGTTGA
- a CDS encoding metalloprotein: MSGILWLALDGVGHPQDAPPGSVWEQDLPTLRAVVDAGLALDATLGVPGLPQSGTGQSCWLTGTDAVRVMGEHFGPVPGPTLQALLRERGLPRRLTEAGGRAALVNAYAPAYLAGGGRRNRLGCFPYAFQAAGLALNPPDVPALEPGLGLAYSSPWTPTGPEEHVLRLGEALAGALGAYDLLVADLWLGDLLGHQGRDGAPPEVRTAGRAYLRRVDRLLTGAVQAGARVVLSSDHGNLENLNVKSHTLARVPLGAVGLPPLPHPPVADIVQGGEQVGRWLGLP, translated from the coding sequence ATGAGCGGCATTCTCTGGCTGGCCCTGGACGGGGTGGGGCACCCTCAAGACGCCCCGCCCGGCTCGGTGTGGGAGCAGGACCTGCCGACGCTGCGGGCGGTGGTGGACGCCGGTCTCGCGCTGGACGCCACGCTGGGGGTGCCGGGGCTGCCGCAGTCGGGCACCGGACAAAGCTGCTGGCTGACCGGCACCGACGCGGTGCGCGTGATGGGCGAGCACTTCGGGCCGGTGCCGGGGCCGACGCTGCAAGCCCTGCTGCGTGAACGCGGGTTGCCCCGGCGCCTGACGGAGGCCGGGGGCCGCGCCGCACTGGTCAATGCCTACGCGCCCGCGTATCTGGCCGGGGGAGGGCGGCGCAACCGCCTGGGCTGCTTTCCCTACGCTTTCCAGGCGGCGGGGCTGGCGCTGAACCCGCCGGACGTGCCTGCACTGGAGCCGGGGCTGGGGCTGGCCTACAGTTCGCCCTGGACGCCGACGGGACCGGAGGAACATGTCCTGCGCCTGGGTGAGGCGTTGGCCGGGGCGCTGGGCGCGTATGACCTGCTGGTGGCCGACCTGTGGCTGGGCGACCTGCTGGGGCACCAGGGCCGCGACGGGGCGCCGCCCGAGGTGCGGACTGCCGGGCGGGCCTACCTGCGCCGGGTGGACCGGCTGCTGACCGGTGCGGTGCAGGCCGGAGCGCGGGTCGTCCTGAGCAGCGACCACGGCAACCTGGAAAACCTGAACGTCAAGTCGCACACCCTGGCCCGCGTGCCCCTCGGCGCGGTGGGGCTGCCCCCCCTGCCCCATCCACCAGTGGCCGACATCGTGCAGGGCGGAGAGCAGGTGGGGCGCTGGCTGGGGCTGCCCTGA
- the hemW gene encoding radical SAM family heme chaperone HemW produces MTRPALPPRDLDPTVRHLYVHVPFCPSICPYCDFHVLTRQAGLVERYLERLEQEAAQLAATYPVDLDTVYLGGGTPSFLRDHELRFLVESVQRHLGWGRVENTLEINPGTVSPERAALWRALGFDRASVGVQSLDDATLKFLGRRHDARQAREAVTRLIAQGFRVSGDLITAVPGQPLERDIHGLVELGVGHVSAYTLTIEPGTEFARRGVQVDEDAEREGFTRSEELLTEHGFSRYEVSNYARPGQESRHNLAYWQGKTYLGLGPGAAGHYPALPPTPEWLTLRRTNPHLHDWLAGQEGESLPIDPHEYVTDALFMGLRLRRGLDLADLSRRSGVDVAGRYGPVIERQVGRGLLEQEGAVVRATAHGWWVLNRIVSEWMEVDAQEVDAHETP; encoded by the coding sequence GTGACCCGGCCCGCCCTGCCCCCCCGTGACCTCGACCCCACCGTGCGGCACCTGTACGTGCATGTGCCGTTTTGCCCCAGCATCTGCCCCTACTGCGACTTTCATGTGCTGACGCGGCAGGCGGGGCTGGTCGAGCGCTATCTGGAACGGCTGGAACAGGAGGCGGCGCAGCTCGCGGCGACCTACCCGGTGGACCTCGACACCGTGTACCTCGGCGGCGGCACGCCCAGTTTTCTGCGCGACCACGAACTGCGCTTTCTGGTGGAGAGCGTGCAGCGGCATCTGGGCTGGGGCCGGGTGGAAAACACGCTGGAAATCAACCCCGGCACCGTCAGCCCCGAGCGGGCGGCGCTGTGGCGGGCACTGGGCTTTGACCGCGCTTCGGTGGGCGTGCAGAGCCTCGACGACGCCACGCTGAAGTTCCTGGGCCGCCGCCACGACGCCCGGCAGGCGCGGGAAGCCGTCACCCGGCTCATCGCGCAGGGCTTCCGGGTCAGCGGCGACCTCATCACGGCGGTGCCAGGGCAGCCGCTGGAACGCGACATTCACGGCCTCGTCGAACTGGGCGTGGGACACGTCAGCGCCTACACCCTGACCATCGAACCGGGCACCGAGTTCGCCCGCCGGGGCGTGCAGGTGGACGAGGACGCCGAGCGCGAGGGCTTCACACGCAGCGAGGAACTGCTGACCGAACACGGCTTTTCCCGCTACGAGGTCAGCAACTACGCCCGCCCCGGTCAGGAATCGCGCCACAACCTCGCCTACTGGCAGGGCAAAACCTATCTGGGGCTGGGACCGGGGGCGGCGGGGCACTATCCGGCGCTGCCGCCGACGCCTGAATGGCTGACCCTCCGGCGCACCAACCCGCACCTGCACGACTGGCTGGCCGGGCAGGAGGGCGAGAGCCTGCCCATCGACCCGCACGAGTACGTCACCGACGCCCTGTTCATGGGCCTGCGACTGCGCCGGGGCCTCGACCTTGCCGACCTTTCGCGCCGAAGCGGGGTGGACGTGGCGGGGCGTTACGGGCCGGTCATCGAGCGGCAGGTCGGACGTGGCCTGCTGGAGCAGGAAGGAGCGGTCGTGCGGGCCACCGCTCACGGGTGGTGGGTCCTCAACCGCATCGTCAGTGAGTGGATGGAAGTGGACGCGCAAGAAGTGGACGCGCACGAGACGCCCTGA
- a CDS encoding VF530 family DNA-binding protein, producing the protein MPKPPSTIIHHLSPLHGVTLERIVTHLHDEYGWDELARRVPVKCFQNEPSVGSSLKFLRKTPWAREQVEGEYVKLARREDSNPLIDALKRGQALDFTGVSQTKIHAALGWMLRHTEQNAQNLKLYFLPTLAAIQDVNFWPDSEPLPLLNLAIDRSALGQGDYEPGVVAELLRRGADVNDPRFWPPLLHAVDVEGQAYQSKARAPRTDILDLLLSHGADPQVQDSRGHTARSIAEAYGLKAAVNKLSPTPVRSRVEPADPQTL; encoded by the coding sequence ATGCCAAAGCCTCCATCAACCATCATCCATCATCTATCACCGTTACATGGCGTCACCCTGGAACGCATCGTCACGCACCTGCACGACGAATACGGCTGGGATGAACTCGCCCGCCGCGTGCCCGTGAAGTGCTTTCAGAACGAGCCGAGCGTGGGCAGCAGCCTCAAGTTTCTGCGCAAAACGCCCTGGGCGCGGGAGCAGGTGGAAGGCGAGTACGTCAAGCTGGCCCGCCGCGAGGACAGCAACCCGCTGATTGACGCCCTCAAGCGGGGGCAGGCGCTGGACTTCACCGGCGTCAGCCAGACCAAGATTCACGCGGCGCTGGGCTGGATGCTGCGGCACACCGAGCAGAACGCGCAGAACCTCAAGCTGTACTTCTTGCCGACCCTCGCCGCCATTCAGGACGTGAACTTCTGGCCGGACTCGGAACCTCTGCCGCTGCTCAATCTCGCCATAGACCGCTCGGCGCTGGGACAGGGCGACTACGAGCCGGGCGTGGTGGCTGAACTGCTCAGGCGCGGCGCGGACGTGAACGACCCGCGTTTCTGGCCGCCGCTGCTGCATGCGGTGGACGTGGAAGGGCAGGCCTACCAGAGCAAGGCCCGCGCCCCCCGCACCGACATTCTGGATTTGCTGCTCTCGCACGGGGCCGACCCACAGGTGCAGGACTCGCGGGGCCACACGGCGCGGAGCATCGCGGAGGCGTATGGATTGAAGGCAGCGGTGAATAAGCTGTCGCCCACTCCAGTCAGGTCACGAGTGGAACCCGCAGACCCTCAGACTCTTTGA
- a CDS encoding GNAT family N-acetyltransferase → MAPFLVRRAELADAPAIAGIHVQSWRETYTGLIAPDFLGRMTDESARQHREKSWQATISQQREDVFVSEQGGEVVAFASVGPARDHPGYAHELMTLYALKRVQGQGIGQGLLRAVMAQVRGQGGDTLALWVLASNPTRQWYAAQGASEAGEKVDGELVEVRMVWDGLP, encoded by the coding sequence ATGGCCCCTTTTCTCGTTCGCCGCGCTGAACTGGCCGACGCCCCGGCCATCGCCGGAATTCATGTCCAGAGCTGGCGCGAGACGTACACGGGCCTGATTGCTCCCGATTTTCTGGGCCGCATGACCGACGAAAGCGCCCGCCAACACCGGGAAAAAAGCTGGCAGGCGACCATCTCGCAGCAGCGCGAAGACGTGTTCGTGTCTGAGCAGGGCGGCGAGGTGGTGGCCTTCGCTTCCGTCGGCCCGGCGCGTGACCATCCCGGCTACGCGCATGAACTGATGACGCTCTACGCCCTGAAACGGGTGCAGGGGCAGGGCATCGGCCAGGGGTTGCTGCGGGCGGTCATGGCGCAGGTGCGCGGGCAGGGCGGCGACACCTTGGCTTTGTGGGTGCTGGCGTCCAACCCGACCCGCCAGTGGTACGCCGCGCAAGGCGCAAGTGAAGCGGGCGAAAAGGTGGACGGCGAACTGGTCGAAGTGCGGATGGTGTGGGACGGCCTGCCCTGA